In one Kluyveromyces marxianus DMKU3-1042 DNA, complete genome, chromosome 4 genomic region, the following are encoded:
- the RIM4 gene encoding Rim4p produces MSSQVAEGINARIDIDTASNTGKMNTTKDFDEKEYLNHGGDDDTLNKSVINVEKHLKKLHVDHRPLLDNKLTPFLPDQLSEITSESDTESDTDSTNLLEDLSPRAADEPSFSRPSSCIFVASLAASLTDSELNASVTKEFNKYGKIISVKVLRDPANRPYAFVQYASDEDALNALSQAQGTTLNDRNIRCERAKVNRTVFISSSFTNPLESKLTAENVIELMSKFGELEQVVPSRDQMYKKNYYPLEVASSWFVQYAYRDDAIRAYLQMKLNYDYMVEWAQNVEVPPRFNLLLSKAKIGELERLERERLGKQPIFIDNKSIFIGQLNFKVTKPLLLERFSKYGEIETCNLIHKQEQGKCFAFIKYKVAASAATALERENHSVFMDKILHVQIREVSNSRRGSVDSSKSFQGPQLNLAPPPLNIGRRASTGSFNKIMYPLPAHLQSNIPSPYVYASMQEPRRNTINAGSPTYRTTPPNFNHGGDPQSYYNERNHHSHHYYGSKNKTYATKAGNDVDEERTAPEGGMYSRKNQFDKKISNDNEQNTIEEEEDNDYENDEEREADETPFLEHESNSSYTTFSAGTGTFPKHNNSNNTNYGKYHGHKWRRNIDGLRLNRMDPNFYYGPPLYYSMEYCPPSGGPVVPPPSHIMQAPGTHLTGHGPPSQHSPFFYYFPMPPPTPTFTNPFPHDHSGGFNYMDKPAPTHDKEELEY; encoded by the coding sequence ATGTCTTCCCAAGTAGCAGAGGGCATAAACGCGCGTATCGATATTGACACTGCATCCAACACTGGGAAAATGAACACGACCAAAGATTTCGACGAAAAggaatatttgaatcatGGAGGTGATGACGACACCTTGAATAAGTCCGTAATAAATGTCGAaaaacatttgaagaagcttcACGTTGACCATAGGCCATTGTTAGACAATAAACTAACTCCATTTTTACCCGATCAACTCTCCGAGATTACGAGCGAATCGGACACTGAGTCGGATACTGATAGCACAAATTTGTTGGAAGACCTTTCACCTAGAGCCGCAGATGAGCCATCATTCTCAAGGCCATCTTCTTGTATTTTTGTCGCTAGTTTGGCCGCCAGTTTGACAGACTCGGAACTCAACGCGTCTGTGACCAAAGAGTTCAATAAATACGGCAAAATCATATCGGTAAAAGTGCTACGTGACCCAGCAAACAGACCATATGCCTTTGTGCAATATGCATCAGACGAAGATGCTTTGAACGCTTTGTCTCAAGCTCAGGGAACAACTTTGAATGACAGGAACATTCGTTGTGAAAGAGCTAAAGTAAACCGTACTGTCTTTATATCTTCCAGCTTCACTAACCCTCTAGAGAGCAAGTTAACCGCTGAAAATGTGATAGAATTGATGAGTAAGTTTGGCGAGTTGGAACAGGTAGTCCCTAGCAGAGATCAAAtgtacaaaaaaaactactACCCTCTAGAAGTTGCCAGTTCGTGGTTTGTCCAATATGCTTACCGTGATGACGCTATCAGAGCTTATTTGCAAATGAAGCTGAACTATGACTACATGGTGGAATGGGCGCAGAACGTAGAGGTCCCTCCAAGGttcaatcttcttctttcaaaagctAAGATTGGCGAATTGGAAAGacttgaaagagaaaggcTTGGTAAACAGCCAATTTTTATTGATAACAAGTCCATCTTCATTGGCCAATTGAATTTCAAAGTCACTAAACCGCTCCTATTGGAAAGATTTTCTAAATATGGAGAAATCGAGACATGCAACTTGATTCATAAGCAGGAACAAGGCAAGTGCTTTGCGTTTATCAAATACAAAGTCGCAGCTTCCGCGGCTACTGCATTGGAAAGGGAAAACCACTCTGTTTTCATGGATAAGATTTTGCATGTTCAAATAAGAGAAGTTTCCAACTCTAGGAGAGGTTCGGTGGATTCTAGTAAATCTTTCCAAGGCCCACAGCTAAACTTAGCACCTCCTCCATTGAACATCGGCAGAAGAGCCAGCACTGGatctttcaacaagatAATGTATCCATTACCAGCCCACTTACAATCTAATATTCCATCACCATATGTTTACGCATCGATGCAAGAGCCTAGAAGAAACACTATAAATGCAGGGTCACCAACGTATCGCACTACTCCACCGAACTTTAATCATGGTGGGGATCCACAAAGTTATTATAATGAACGTAATCACCATAGTCACCATTATTATGGTTCCAAAAACAAGACATACGCAACAAAGGCAGGTAATGACGTTGACGAAGAGCGCACAGCTCCTGAAGGGGGCATGTACTCTCGTAAAAACCAGTTTGATAAAAAAATCTCTAATGACAACGAACAAAACACcatcgaagaagaagaggacaaCGACtatgaaaatgatgaagagcGCGAAGCTGATGAAACACCTTTCTTAGAACATGAGTCCAATTCTTCTTACACCACATTCAGTGCAGGCACTGGGACCTTTCCCAAACATAACAATAGTAACAATACTAACTATGGTAAGTACCATGGTCATAAGTGGCGTAGAAACATTGATGGTTTAAGATTGAATAGGATGGATCCTAACTTTTATTACGGACCTCCATTGTACTATTCTATGGAATATTGTCCACCATCTGGCGGTCCTGTCGTCCCTCCACCTTCACATATAATGCAGGCTCCAGGAACTCACTTGACAGGGCACGGACCACCATCACAGCATTCTCCTTTCTTCTATTACTTTCCAATGCCTCCTCCAACACCCACATTCACCAACCCTTTCCCACACGATCACTCAGGAGGATTCAATTACATGGATAAGCCAGCCCCTACTCATGATAAAGAAGAGTTAGAGTATTGA
- the NPR3 gene encoding Npr3p, with the protein MHTNLPDSCLIGIALTVSTHSGPQLVYHYPPINYAAATNSKKDHHLNKKKHHYSLDQEEEEAASDSSSSSDDYSSGLSDSELSTDYADTSSSDSDSSSSSLDHHVHSPSLDSQHGSTTNMDESNNGRNNSVNISTAASVSNSGMLRSRQSQISANKLFQLLNNGNNNNNNSTSLTNASGSLRDSLYSGFTDPYHHELDQDLDPELQQLVQELLDDSMFQRDAFQDVSKVLNFNAEFVAELCCPRKEMCNTRFEFTVDDLCFLGLPIHADAKGRWKKAKKRKHSSKKSATVKSSGRNRSNTEDSTNKNQRQQQQQQQDQPTTESDDESGQEGETSKSEMLNEMYAANEEEFESLEKSINMFQVCFIMNPQIIEYNERVDDMYHFVVTRLSLILRYIQGKNGYVTKECANIIKCRDQVTKHSPIYKSLKSPWRKGKFLYERILYQSSLARALTKCFNCIKNNQIANLEIDRDKIVSLQIPIKTEFSVLPNLKEDPVIRGSYLSSILNESFLGGSLSGGIAEDSENIYANHERMLDFGLLLLDEPENIVKGLENASFDNGITDLLLINLVRQLKPTYRLFQYKALIKELLDSNDDSNYNDEFLETTLKSLCLHLIYWRHARLILPLSPRYTYIVSPLAPISGFSNEDYAHAEYDTVFKKQNTLTSNTDDISLIYQNKKSFSDKFPSLPSLPSFLQLISTQKPKPFGHIIPSNEHKAMYLNALAWLMRYGYLTQLLTFVYIRVDKRIKIAVDEDLERDGIRSNKKGRSDNFVSGGENYNGSDFDDLEMLNDNDFTIILEPERNTALEKRWLFKCAEALPPDLQVLFKQAVKYFNGKIPLEYVMIKENIPKHEMKRLLQALGNYVVEVKHW; encoded by the coding sequence ATGCACACCAATTTGCCAGATTCTTGCCTCATAGGCATTGCCCTCACTGTATCAACACATTCGGGCCCACAACTGGTGTACCACTACCCTCCAATCAACTatgcagcagcaacaaacTCCAAGAAGGACCACCAtctgaacaagaaaaaacacCACTATTCCTtagaccaagaagaagaagaagctgcCTCGGACTCATCCTCCTCTTCAGACGACTATTCCTCCGGTTTGAGCGACTCAGAGTTGTCCACTGATTATGCAGACACCTCATCTTCGGATTCagactcttcttcttcgtccCTGGACCACCATGTACACTCGCCATCGCTAGACTCCCAGCATGGCAGCACCACCAATATGGATGAAAGTAATAACGGTAGAAACAACAGCGTGAACATCAGCACCGCTGCTAGTGTCTCGAATAGTGGCATGCTTAGGTCTCGCCAGTCCCAGATTAGCGCAAATAAGCTCTTCCAATTGCTCAACAAtggcaacaacaacaacaataacagcACCAGTTTGACCAATGCGTCGGGATCGCTGCGCGACTCGCTCTATTCGGGATTTACAGACCCGTACCATCATGAGCTTGATCAGGACTTGGACCCTGAGCTCCAACAGCTGGTTCAGGAATTGCTGGACGATTCCATGTTCCAACGCGATGCGTTCCAGGACGTGTCGAAAGTGCTCAATTTCAACGCAGAGTTCGTGGCAGAGCTCTGTTGTCCGCGTAAAGAGATGTGTAACACGAGGTTCGAGTTCACCGTGGACGACTTGTGTTTCTTGGGGCTCCCGATCCACGCTGATGCCAAGGGTCGGTGGAAGAAGGCCAAGAAGCGGAAGCACTCGTCGAAGAAATCGGCCACCGTGAAGAGTTCTGGCCGAAACAGGTCCAATACCGAGGACTCGACAAACAAGAACCAGcgacagcagcagcagcagcagcaagaCCAGCCTACCACGGAAAGCGATGACGAGAGTGGCCAGGAGGGCGAGACGTCCAAGTCTGAGATGCTAAATGAAATGTACGCCgcaaatgaagaagagttcgAGAGTTTGGAAAAAAGTATCAATATGTTCCAGGTCTGCTTCATAATGAACCCCCAGATCATAGAGTACAACGAACGTGTCGATGACATGTACCACTTCGTCGTCACTAGACTCTCGTTGATTCTCAGGTATATTCAGGGTAAAAACGGCTACGTGACAAAAGAGTGTGCCAACATTATCAAGTGCAGAGACCAGGTCACAAAACACTCCCCAATCTATAAGTCGTTGAAGTCGCCTTGGAGAAAGGGTAAATTTTTGTACGAGAGAATCTTGTACCAGTCCTCTCTTGCAAGGGCTCTAACGAAATGCTTCAACTGTATCAAGAACAACCAGATCGCCAACTTGGAAATTGACCGTGATAAAATTGTGTCGCTCCAAATCCCAATCAAGACCGAGTTTTCGGTTTTGCCTAACTTAAAGGAGGACCCTGTGATCAGAGGCTCGTATTTGTCGTCGATACTTAATGAAAGCTTCCTGGGAGGTTCGCTGAGCGGCGGGATCGCAGAGGACTCCGAGAATATATACGCCAACCATGAACGCATGCTGGACTTTGGTTTACTTCTCTTGGATGAGCCAGAAAATATAGTAAAAGGCTTGGAAAACGCTTCGTTCGATAACGGTATCACCGACTTGCTATTGATAAACTTGGTACGACAATTGAAGCCTACTTACAGATTGTTTCAATACAAAGCCTTGATAAAAGAATTGTTAGATTCTAACGATGATTCCAACTATAATGACGAATTCCTCGAGACGACTTTGAAATCGTTGTGCTTACACTTGATCTACTGGCGGCACGCACGGTTGATTCTACCGTTGTCTCCAAGGTACACGTATATCGTATCTCCGTTAGCTCCCATCTCAGGCTTTTCTAATGAGGATTACGCTCACGCAGAATATGATACCGTATTCAAGAAACAGAACACTTTAACTAGCAACACTGATGACATTTCCCTAATTTATCAGAATAAGAAAAGTTTCAGTGATAAGTTCCCATCGCTGCCCTCATTGCCGTCTTTCCTTCAACTCATTTCTACCCAGAAGCCCAAACCATTTGGTCACATCATCCCATCAAACGAACACAAGGCAATGTACTTAAACGCACTTGCATGGTTAATGAGATATGGATACCTCACCCAATTACTAACATTTGTGTACATAAGAGTCGATAAACGAATCAAGATAGCTGTTGATGAGGACTTGGAAAGAGATGGGATTAGATCTAATAAGAAAGGTAGATCAGACAATTTTGTTAGCGGCGGTGAAAACTATAATGGGAGCGATTTTGACGACCTTGAAATGTTAAATGACAATGATTTCACCATCATACTCGAACCAGAACGCAATACTGCCCTAGAAAAACGATGGTTGTTCAAATGCGCTGAGGCGTTGCCTCCTGATCTTCAGGTCTTGTTCAAACAGGCTGTGAAATACTTTAATGGGAAAATTCCCTTAGAATACGTAATGATTAAGGAAAATATTCCAAAGcatgaaatgaaaagattaTTACAGGCATTGGGTAACTATGTAGTAGAAGTCAAGCATTGGTAG
- the ADH1 gene encoding zinc-dependent alcohol dehydrogenase: MAIPETQKGVIFYENGGELQYKDIPVPKPKPNELLINVKYSGVCHTDLHAWQGDWPLDTKLPLVGGHEGAGIVVAMGENVTGWEIGDYAGIKWLNGSCMSCEECELSNEPNCPKADLSGYTHDGSFQQYATADAVQAARIPKNVDLAEVAPILCAGVTVYKALKSAHIKAGDWVAISGACGGLGSLAIQYAKAMGYRVLGIDAGDEKAKLFKELGGEYFIDFTKTKDMVAEVIEATNGGAHAVINVSVSEAAISTSVLYTRSNGTVVLVGLPRDAQCKSDVFNQVVKSISIVGSYVGNRADTREALDFFSRGLVKAPIKILGLSELATVYDKMSKGQIIGRIVVDTSK, translated from the coding sequence ATGGCTATTCCAGAAACTCAAAAGGGTGTTATCTTCTACGAAAACGGTGGTGAGTTGCAATACAAGGACATTCCAGttccaaagccaaagccaaacgAACTTTTGATCAACGTTAAGTACTCTGGTGTGTGTCACACCGATTTGCACGCATGGCAAGGTGACTGGCCATTGGACACCAAGTTGCCATTGGTGGGTGGTCACGAAGGTGCtggtattgttgttgcCATGGGTGAGAACGTTACTGGCTGGGAAATCGGTGACTATGCTGGTATCAAGTGGTTGAACGGTTCCTGTATGTCTTGTGAGGAGTGTGAGTTGTCGAACGAACCAAACTGTCCAAAGGCCGACTTGTCTGGTTACACACACGACGGTTCTTTCCAACAATACGCTACCGCTGACGCTGTCCAGGCTGCCAGAATTCCAAAGAACGTCGACTTGGCCGAGGTTGCCCCAATCTTGTGTGCCGGTGTTACCGTGTACAAGGCTTTGAAGTCTGCTCACATCAAGGCTGGTGACTGGGTCGCCATCTCTGGTGCATGTGGTGGTCTAGGTTCCTTGGCCATCCAATACGCCAAGGCTATGGGTTACAGAGTGCTAGGTATCGATGCTGGTGACGAAAAGGCCAAATTGTTCAAGGAATTGGGCGGTGAATACTTTATCGACTTTACCAAGACCAAGGATATGGTAGCAGAAGTCATTGAGGCCACCAACGGTGGTGCCCACGCCGTCATTAACGTGTCTGTGTCCGAAGCCGCCATCTCTACCTCTGTCTTGTACACCAGATCAAACGGTACCGTCGTCTTGGTCGGTTTGCCAAGAGACGCTCAATGTAAGTCTGATGTCTTCAACCAAGTCGTCAAGTCCATCTCCATTGTTGGTTCTTACGTTGGTAACAGAGCAGACACCAGAGAAGCCCTAGACTTCTTCTCCAGAGGTTTGGTCAAGGCCCCAATTAAGATTCTCGGCTTGTCCGAATTGGCAACCGTTTACGACAAGATGTCCAAGGGCCAAATCATTGGTAGAATTGTCGTTGACACTTCCAAATAA
- the CHO2 gene encoding phosphatidylethanolamine N-methyltransferase: MPTACESVTAAAAAAAATKRSRGIARPRSAPGHGPSAANSTGASTNANGGYFFTPPKTHDMVRSLFDPRLKKSFLECCITASIFANVFLCYYCCTRYSPETAKTVFLAQYIFWRLSYNLGIGIVLHYQSHYESLTHFAKKHALFDKKNTHSALSRFVKFEVAAKYPNASDLYKYPDEWNTWLVFRQFVDLILMQDFTTYMLYVAVCLPHRLILDNLASFNSIMVRTWLGVFMVLFNIWVKIDAHSVVKDYAWYWGDFFFLQDSDLVFDGVFNVFPHPMYSIGYIGYYGLSLISGNHHVLFVSILGHCLQFLFLKYVETPHIERIYGSSSSSSEDGVGVVDGPESIDDKMVKQLVNYSKPLVTTFLGFRNFDKFRPTDYITLIAMASVVSAYFACNPSFVTISKITLAVKIATSVLNMVILNKQSRSKWFTKWYLQNGYNEIYAYQMWQFIYNLSSTVNYVLLVLQCYCHFVKCGAGSYNTVTFGLLLLAIQIWCNSEVFDSIKEFGWFYGDFFLPNLIDQRKLKNDGIYRYLNNPERVFGVAGIWGTVLINNFSNWNLWLATTWTMFNWFTVKFIETPHLLKVYGTKPSSSGFEKTLTKYKFGKDFKSLIDKVDQLLDDYLFTSLVPKVPENSSGKHSVSLHSDSGPEQQQRDRDWEAIINMLLIRENTVKNLHGSSRNVVMDIVNLNEENIIEIPSEIEIKWSIGNELFHKNDWVGLYKVVETGEDRLTTKIPSQGHWTAVCPDSSYSSSTHRKIQHFDSNNHFTYGTVVFDKNISSFEEGIYEFRYHSGNSHDVVMISKPFKLLFPHLKESISDADQLTTATKAFLKDCGVLVNGNRFDSNINRYFSGKTLQQWYRATMGTYVSVDYMKRTNFDIDIITKKVWQVKQVLDSLE; the protein is encoded by the coding sequence ATGCCAACCGCTTGCGAGTCAGTTACAGCCGCAGCCGCAGCCGCAGCCGCCACGAAGCGCAGCAGGGGCATTGCCCGGCCCCGCTCGGCGCCGGGGCATGGACCTTCGGCGGCTAATTCCACAGGGGCAAGCACAAACGCCAACGGCGGCTATTTTTTCACCCCGCCAAAGACCCACGATATGGTCAGGTCCCTCTTCGACCCCCGCTTGAAGAAGTCGTTCCTAGAATGCTGCATCACCGCATCCATCTTCGCAAACGTCTTTCTCTGCTACTACTGCTGCACCCGCTACTCCCCTGAAACCGCTAAAACAGTGTTTCTTGCCCAGTACATCTTTTGGCGGCTATCGTACAACCTCGGGATCGGTATCGTCTTGCACTACCAGTCGCATTACGAATCCCTAACGCATTTCGCCAAGAAACATGCCCTTTTCGATAAGAAAAACACCCACTCAGCTCTCTCTCGCTTCGTGAAATTCGAAGTAGCCGCCAAGTACCCCAATGCCTCGGACTTGTACAAGTACCCCGACGAATGGAACACTTGGCTAGTGTTCAGACAGTTTGTAGACCTCATCTTGATGCAAGATTTCACCACTTACATGCTCTACGTGGCAGTGTGTTTACCACATAGACTTATCCTCGACAACCTCGCCAGCTTCAACTCCATAATGGTCAGAACCTGGCTCGGTGTCTTCATGGTCCTGTTCAACATCTGGGTCAAGATCGACGCCCACTCGGTCGTCAAGGATTACGCGTGGTACTGGGgtgatttcttcttcttgcagGACTCGGACCTTGTCTTCGACGGTGTCTTTAACGTGTTCCCACACCCAATGTACTCTATCGGGTACATCGGCTACTACGGCCTCTCTCTGATCTCAGGAAACCACCACGTCTTGTTCGTCTCGATCCTGGGCCACTGTCTGcaatttttgttcttgaaataCGTCGAAACGCCCCATATCGAGCGCATATACGGCAGTAGTTCCTCCTCATCGGAAGATGGCGTCGGCGTCGTCGATGGACCAGAATCCATCGACGACAAGATGGTCAAGCAACTCGTCAATTACTCGAAACCCCTCGTGACCACTTTCCTCGGGTTCAGGAACTTCGACAAGTTCAGACCAACGGACTACATCACGCTGATCGCAATGGCTTCCGTCGTCTCGGCTTATTTCGCTTGTAACCCAAGCTTCGTCACCATTTCCAAGATCACTTTGGCGGTCAAGATCGCAACCTCGGTTCTAAACATGGTCATCTTGAACAAACAGTCCCGTTCCAAGTGGTTCACCAAGTGGTACTTGCAAAACGGCTACAACGAGATTTACGCTTACCAGATGTGGCAGTTCATCTATAACCTAAGCTCAACCGTCAACTACGTGTTATTGGTGCTCCAATGCTACTGCCATTTCGTCAAATGCGGGGCCGGCAGCTACAATACCGTTACATTTGGCCTTTTGCTCTTGGCCATCCAGATCTGGTGTAACAGCGAGGTCTTTGACAGTATCAAGGAGTTCGGTTGGTTCTACGgtgacttcttcttgccaAACCTCATCGATCAGCGTAAGTTGAAAAACGACGGTATCTACAGGTACTTGAACAACCCAGAACGTGTATTCGGTGTTGCCGGTATCTGGGGTACTGTGTTgatcaacaacttttccAACTGGAACCTATGGCTCGCTACCACCTGGACCATGTTCAACTGGTTCACCGTCAAGTTCATTGAAACTCCACATTTACTCAAGGTTTACGGTACAAAGCCTTCTTCCAGTGGTTTCGAAAAGACTTTGACCAAGTACAAGTTCGGTAAAGACTTCAAGAGCTTGATCGACAAGGTTGACCAATTGCTGGACGACTACTTGTTCACCAGTTTGGTCCCCAAGGTGCCAGAAAACAGTTCTGGTAAGCACTCCGTTTCCTTGCACTCGGACTCAGGCCCAGAGCAACAGCAGCGCGACAGAGATTGGGAGGCCATCATTAACATGCTATTGATCAGAGAGAACACCGTCAAGAACCTGCATGGCAGCTCCCGTAACGTCGTCATGGACATTGTTAACCTGAACGAAGAGAACATCATTGAGATTCCTTCCGAAATCGAAATCAAATGGAGCATTGGCAATGAACTGTTCCACAAGAATGATTGGGTAGGCTTATATAAGGTGGTCGAGACCGGTGAAGATAGATTAACTACCAAGATCCCGTCTCAGGGCCATTGGACTGCGGTGTGCCCCGACTCCAGCTATTCTTCCTCCACGCATCGCAAAATACAACATTTCGATTCGAACAACCACTTCACTTATGGTACTGTAGTCTTCGACAAAAACATTTCCTCATTCGAAGAAGGTATCTACGAGTTCAGATACCACAGCGGCAACTCTCACGATGTCGTCATGATTTCAAAACCTTTCAAACTCTTGTTCCCACATTTGAAGGAATCTATCAGCGATGCTGATCAGCTCACTACTGCTACTAAGGcgtttttgaaagattgcGGTGTGTTGGTCAACGGTAACAGGTTTGATTCCAACATTAACAGATACTTCAGTGGTAAGACTTTGCAGCAATGGTACAGAGCTACTATGGGAACATATGTCTCTGTTGATTACATGAAGCGTACCAACTTTGAcattgatattattactaaGAAGGTCTGGCAAGTGAAGCAAGTTCTCGATAGCTTGGAATAG